One window of the Papaver somniferum cultivar HN1 unplaced genomic scaffold, ASM357369v1 unplaced-scaffold_23, whole genome shotgun sequence genome contains the following:
- the LOC113340753 gene encoding umecyanin-like translates to MTSNVGLRGFLLVFVTAFALLHHATSDDIDVLDKEGWTVPTVGNDQVYRTWAAGRKFEVGDTLVFNFRTNAHDVAKVSMEDYDSCTASNQNNILKQGPARIPLNSTGPHYFICTISTHCKEGQRLAINVTDDSETETPSNSPTTTTTLPIAPTPRNSASHTATASFALAMLFISTILLH, encoded by the exons ATGACTTCTAATGTGGGTCTGAGAGGATTCTTACTTGTTTTCGTCACTGCATTTGCTTTGCTTCATCATGCAACCTCTGACGATATTGATGTCTTAGACAAAGAAGGATGGACAGTACCAACCGTGGGTAACGATCAAGTCTATCGCACCTGGGCTGCTGGAAGGAAATTCGAAGTCGGTGACACCCTAG TCTTTAACTTTCGCACAAATGCACATGATGTGGCAAAAGTATCAATGGAAGATTACGATAGCTGCACCGCATCGAACCAAAACAACATCCTGAAACAAGGTCCTGCGAGGATCCCTCTTAACTCGACTGGCCCACACTACTTCATCTGCACCATCAGTACGCACTGTAAAGAAGGTCAGAGATTAGCCATCAATGTCACTGATGATTCTGAAACCGAAACTCCATCTAATTCCCCTACCACTACCACCACTCTGCCTATTGCTCCTACTCCACGCAACTCTGCTTCACACACCGCTACTGCCAGTTTCGCCCTGGCTATGTTGTTCATTTCCACTATTTTATTACATTAG